A DNA window from Hemibagrus wyckioides isolate EC202008001 linkage group LG11, SWU_Hwy_1.0, whole genome shotgun sequence contains the following coding sequences:
- the tusc2a gene encoding tumor suppressor 2, mitochondrial calcium regulator a — MGGSGSKAKGVWPFTSSGASGDSPEVNDQSLARMCGYKNATPFVFTRRSSLYYDEDGDLAHEFYEETVVTKNGRKKAKLKRIHKNLIPQGIVKLDHPRIHVDFPVIICEI; from the exons ATGGGAGGCAGTGGATCTAAAGCTAAAGGAGTCTGGCCTTTCACTAGCTCAGGGGCCAGTGGTGACTCTCCTGAGGTCAATGATCAATCTTTAGCTCGAATGTGTGGCTACAAAAATGCAACCCCGTTTGTCTTTACAAGGAGGAG CTCTCTGTATTACGATGAGGATGGAGATCTGGCTCACGAGTTCTACGAAGAGACAGTGGTGACCAAAAACGGGCGAAAGAAGGCTAAGTTGAAGAGGATCCACAAGAACCTCATACCTCAG GGGATTGTGAAACTGGATCATCCACGTATCCATGTTGACTTCCCAGTCATTATTtgtgaaatataa